A single genomic interval of Nostoc commune NIES-4072 harbors:
- a CDS encoding DUF6888 family protein, with product MELEPTPEQLGAYYRMSVRASNLLQSINVVRLDERTKRIYMLVGDTIQIEIYPNGEVTFP from the coding sequence GTGGAATTAGAACCGACACCAGAGCAGTTGGGAGCGTATTACCGGATGTCAGTAAGAGCAAGCAATCTGCTTCAATCGATAAACGTAGTGCGCCTAGACGAAAGGACAAAGCGCATATACATGCTAGTTGGAGACACAATACAAATAGAAATCTACCCTAACGGTGAGGTAACGTTTCCATGA
- a CDS encoding TldD/PmbA family protein codes for MKIEELSALEVSFNQLIETLLIKKSESEQFTVKLSSERSLFTRFNHAKVRQTGCVADGWIELTLMADQRSSIRQFPFTGNWDVDWQLAYTALQELRDELILLPIDPYLVLPSGNNTSREIHSGNLLADEAVVPTVLKLVAELDFTGIYAGGIVIKAYGDSSGQKHWFATDSFTLDYSLFSTSGQAVKGTFAGSNWDISAYIAKISEAKKQLELLARPAKELPRGQYKTYFAPAAVGDLLAMLSWGAVSEADIQQGNSALAALSRQEKQLSPKFNLKENFQRGLVPRFNELGEIAAPELPVIEKGHLVNTLVNSRTAKEYQKIANGANGSETLRAPEVTTGNLVFEQILPSLDTGLYVSNLHYLNWSDRHTGRITGMTRYACFWVENGEILAPIENLRFDESLYRFWGDKLVDLTNFQEFIPEVGTYESRQLGGSLVPGMLVNDFTYTL; via the coding sequence ATGAAAATTGAGGAATTATCTGCATTAGAAGTCAGCTTTAATCAACTGATTGAAACTCTGCTGATTAAAAAATCTGAAAGTGAACAATTCACTGTGAAACTCAGCAGTGAAAGAAGTCTATTTACTCGTTTCAATCACGCGAAAGTGCGACAAACTGGTTGTGTTGCTGATGGTTGGATCGAACTGACTTTGATGGCAGACCAACGCAGTAGCATTCGGCAGTTTCCCTTTACTGGAAATTGGGATGTAGATTGGCAGTTAGCATATACTGCTTTGCAGGAACTACGTGACGAACTTATTCTACTACCCATCGATCCTTATCTAGTTTTACCATCAGGAAATAATACCAGTCGGGAAATACATTCTGGGAATTTATTGGCAGATGAGGCAGTAGTACCAACTGTGCTAAAACTAGTTGCTGAATTAGATTTTACAGGTATATATGCGGGGGGAATAGTAATTAAAGCTTATGGTGATTCTAGTGGTCAAAAACACTGGTTTGCTACTGATTCTTTTACATTAGATTATTCTCTATTTTCCACCTCTGGACAAGCAGTTAAGGGGACATTTGCAGGGAGTAATTGGGATATATCTGCATATATAGCAAAAATTAGCGAAGCTAAAAAGCAACTTGAATTGCTTGCTCGTCCAGCTAAAGAATTGCCACGGGGACAATACAAAACTTATTTTGCACCTGCTGCTGTTGGAGATTTATTAGCAATGCTTTCTTGGGGAGCAGTCAGCGAAGCTGATATCCAACAAGGAAACAGTGCTTTAGCTGCTTTATCGCGTCAAGAAAAACAACTTTCTCCAAAATTTAATTTGAAAGAAAACTTTCAGCGAGGATTAGTACCGCGATTTAATGAATTAGGAGAAATAGCAGCACCGGAGTTACCTGTAATAGAAAAAGGACATTTGGTAAATACTTTAGTAAATTCTCGAACTGCTAAGGAATATCAAAAAATTGCCAACGGTGCTAATGGTTCAGAGACTTTACGAGCGCCAGAAGTGACTACCGGAAATTTAGTATTTGAGCAGATTCTTCCAAGTTTAGATACCGGATTATATGTATCTAATTTACATTATTTGAATTGGAGCGATCGCCACACTGGTAGAATCACAGGTATGACTCGTTATGCATGTTTTTGGGTAGAAAATGGAGAAATTCTTGCCCCTATTGAAAACCTACGTTTTGATGAAAGTCTTTATCGTTTTTGGGGAGATAAGTTAGTAGATTTGACCAATTTTCAAGAATTCATTCCCGAAGTAGGTACTTATGAAAGTCGCCAACTAGGAGGTAGTTTAGTTCCCGGTATGCTGGTAAATGATTTTACATATACTTTGTAA
- the cobM gene encoding precorrin-4 C(11)-methyltransferase: MSSSKSENLSYEKTLYAIEPSVYIVGAGPGDPDLLTVKAQKLLAVADVILFADSLVPEQILELCRKDAEIIRTANQTLEEILAIMIDRVRSQHKSLVRLHSGDPSLYSAIHEQMHLLAEANIPFEVIPGISAFQAAAAKLKVELTVPGLVQTIILTRISGRTEVPATEELASLAAHQASLCLYLSARHVENAQAKLLEHYPAETPIAICFRIGWPDEKIKVVPLNEMADCTHKEKLIRTTLYIISPALSANKGRSRLYHPEHSHLFRSSHN; this comes from the coding sequence GTGTCTTCTTCTAAAAGTGAAAATCTGAGTTATGAAAAAACACTATATGCCATAGAACCATCTGTGTACATTGTGGGAGCAGGCCCTGGAGATCCTGATTTATTGACGGTGAAGGCGCAGAAACTACTAGCTGTTGCTGATGTGATTTTATTTGCTGATTCTTTAGTACCCGAACAGATTTTAGAACTTTGCCGAAAAGATGCGGAGATAATTAGAACTGCGAATCAGACTTTAGAAGAGATTTTGGCGATTATGATCGATAGAGTGCGATCGCAACACAAATCTCTCGTCCGTCTCCATTCTGGCGATCCTAGTCTCTACAGCGCCATCCACGAGCAAATGCACCTCCTCGCTGAAGCAAATATTCCTTTTGAAGTCATACCTGGTATCAGCGCCTTTCAAGCCGCAGCTGCCAAACTCAAAGTAGAGTTGACTGTCCCCGGTTTAGTTCAAACCATCATTTTGACGCGGATCAGTGGACGTACAGAAGTCCCCGCCACTGAAGAATTAGCCTCTCTCGCGGCACATCAAGCTAGCCTCTGCCTATATCTAAGTGCGCGTCATGTCGAAAATGCCCAAGCTAAACTACTCGAACACTATCCAGCCGAAACCCCGATTGCAATTTGCTTTCGCATCGGATGGCCCGATGAAAAAATCAAGGTTGTCCCCCTGAATGAAATGGCAGACTGCACTCATAAAGAAAAACTAATTCGCACTACACTTTATATAATCAGTCCAGCCCTCTCGGCAAATAAAGGGCGATCGCGTTTATATCATCCCGAACATAGTCATTTATTTCGCTCATCTCATAACTAA
- a CDS encoding Ycf66 family protein has protein sequence MLTFAQVNFGLNLAGLIGIIYFILAVIYFILTVAWLAQRGTRLTGWSLALYIIQVIFTPIIMLMCGVILFFQGWRLDPILQFEQFLLLLLIIYFAIKDIVINAVYRNR, from the coding sequence ATGCTTACTTTCGCTCAAGTGAATTTTGGATTAAATCTAGCTGGTTTAATTGGAATTATTTATTTTATTTTGGCAGTTATTTACTTTATTTTAACAGTAGCTTGGCTAGCCCAACGTGGAACTAGGCTTACAGGTTGGTCTTTAGCTCTTTACATTATTCAAGTGATATTTACACCAATTATAATGTTAATGTGCGGAGTAATCTTGTTTTTTCAAGGTTGGCGTTTAGATCCAATTCTTCAGTTTGAGCAATTTTTATTACTGTTATTAATTATTTATTTCGCTATTAAAGATATTGTAATTAATGCAGTTTACAGAAATAGGTAA
- a CDS encoding DUF6887 family protein gives MTDSNYQAMTDEELRDWVRYHPKDIEAFHILMDRLEQRPKVFCSTDEEIEAELQKRINQTRSQ, from the coding sequence ATGACAGATTCTAACTACCAAGCGATGACTGATGAAGAGTTGCGGGACTGGGTTCGCTACCATCCCAAAGATATAGAAGCTTTCCACATTCTCATGGATAGATTAGAGCAACGTCCAAAAGTGTTTTGCAGCACAGATGAAGAAATTGAAGCCGAATTGCAAAAGCGAATTAACCAAACGCGATCGCAGTAA
- the lgt gene encoding prolipoprotein diacylglyceryl transferase, which yields MALDFSTLPLAFQFTSPGPILVKLGPLSIRWYGLLIATAVLIGVILSQELAKRRNVNPELLGDLFFWLLIGAIPGARLYYVFFEWSKYAPTPGKIFAIWEGGIAIHGAILGGVLAALIFAKIKQVSFWQLADLVAPSLILGQAIGRWGNFFNSEAFGDPTNLPWKLYIPPDHRPLEYASFDYFHPTFLYESLWDLAVFALLITLFFRSLSGKPRLKVGTLFLVYWPAYSLGRLWIEGFRTDSLMLGPLRMAQVVSSLGILFGLLGLAWLYLLKRPLPDVVPTPKGDGEIRG from the coding sequence ATGGCACTGGATTTTTCCACCTTGCCCTTGGCATTTCAATTTACTTCTCCAGGACCGATTCTGGTGAAATTAGGGCCACTCAGTATCCGTTGGTATGGCTTATTGATTGCCACAGCAGTGTTAATTGGCGTTATCCTTTCCCAGGAATTGGCAAAGCGTCGTAATGTTAATCCTGAGTTGTTAGGCGATTTATTCTTTTGGTTATTGATTGGGGCGATTCCTGGCGCACGGCTATATTACGTTTTTTTTGAGTGGTCAAAATATGCCCCAACTCCAGGGAAAATCTTTGCTATCTGGGAAGGAGGTATTGCCATTCATGGAGCAATTCTTGGTGGCGTTTTGGCTGCGTTAATCTTTGCCAAAATTAAGCAGGTTTCTTTTTGGCAACTGGCAGATTTAGTAGCGCCTTCGCTGATTTTAGGGCAAGCGATCGGACGTTGGGGTAATTTCTTTAATTCTGAAGCTTTTGGCGATCCGACAAATTTACCCTGGAAGCTGTATATTCCCCCAGATCATCGTCCTCTAGAGTATGCGAGTTTCGATTACTTCCATCCCACCTTCCTCTATGAATCTCTGTGGGATTTAGCGGTGTTTGCATTGCTAATAACGTTGTTTTTCCGGTCTTTGTCCGGTAAGCCACGTTTGAAGGTAGGCACGCTGTTTCTAGTTTACTGGCCAGCCTACAGCTTAGGACGCTTGTGGATTGAAGGTTTTCGCACTGATAGCCTGATGTTAGGGCCGTTACGAATGGCACAAGTAGTCAGTAGTCTAGGAATTTTATTTGGATTACTTGGATTAGCTTGGCTTTACTTACTCAAACGCCCTTTACCCGATGTAGTGCCTACTCCTAAGGGAGATGGGGAGATAAGGGGATGA
- a CDS encoding DivIVA domain-containing protein, giving the protein MLQSELSNVEPNLNGSNPPPQEHLGGEGSIDIQQELNRLEEMVLSSLRIPLTGRTLIDEEKLLDQLDYIRLALPSLFQEAAVILNQKDEILLEAEEYGQQVVEAAQAKRAQILAESDIIHQAQQEAEQLRRQVQQECDAIMQETLSEIERKRYACQQELELMRQSAIAQAQEIEDGADAYADGILENIEQDLKQMLRIITNGRQQLQIDNLTQRNSPPGNKK; this is encoded by the coding sequence ATGCTACAATCAGAACTCTCCAATGTCGAACCCAATCTCAACGGAAGCAATCCCCCCCCTCAAGAGCATCTCGGTGGAGAGGGAAGCATAGATATCCAGCAGGAACTCAACCGTCTAGAGGAAATGGTTCTCTCTAGTCTCAGAATTCCTTTGACGGGACGCACTCTCATAGATGAAGAAAAGCTGCTAGATCAGCTTGATTACATCCGGCTTGCGTTACCATCGCTTTTTCAAGAAGCAGCAGTCATCCTCAACCAAAAGGACGAAATTCTGCTGGAAGCGGAAGAGTATGGACAGCAGGTTGTTGAGGCCGCGCAAGCAAAAAGAGCGCAAATTTTAGCTGAAAGCGATATTATTCACCAGGCGCAACAAGAAGCTGAACAACTGCGCCGACAAGTACAACAAGAGTGTGACGCAATAATGCAAGAAACGCTCTCGGAAATTGAGCGTAAAAGGTATGCTTGTCAACAAGAGTTAGAGCTTATGAGGCAAAGTGCGATCGCTCAGGCTCAAGAAATTGAAGATGGTGCTGATGCTTATGCTGATGGCATTCTAGAAAATATTGAGCAGGATCTCAAGCAGATGTTGCGAATTATCACCAACGGACGGCAACAATTGCAAATTGATAACCTCACCCAACGCAATTCACCTCCAGGTAATAAAAAATAG
- a CDS encoding phenylpyruvate tautomerase MIF-related protein has translation MPLIKVQTSATAPEKAEIESMLLNLSAKLAKHLGKPESYVMTAFEPEIPMTFAGNTDPVCYIEIKSIGTMKPDQTAAMSQEFCQQINQTLGVPKNRIYIEFADAKGAMWGWNGTTFG, from the coding sequence ATGCCATTAATTAAAGTGCAAACTTCTGCAACTGCTCCTGAAAAAGCTGAAATTGAATCAATGCTTTTAAACCTATCAGCCAAGTTAGCAAAACATTTGGGAAAACCAGAATCTTATGTAATGACTGCTTTTGAGCCAGAAATTCCCATGACCTTTGCAGGGAATACAGACCCAGTTTGCTATATTGAAATTAAAAGCATTGGCACAATGAAACCAGACCAAACCGCAGCAATGAGCCAGGAATTTTGCCAGCAGATTAACCAAACTCTAGGTGTGCCGAAAAATCGAATTTATATAGAGTTTGCAGACGCTAAGGGTGCGATGTGGGGCTGGAACGGTACGACCTTTGGGTAA
- a CDS encoding TldD/PmbA family protein translates to MWITLKKAIASFNIPADWIGIRAVKEISTTRSVRDALPQLNGKSFTVGAMLEVLVNGCLGYAATNSLELSSLQAAAETAYKQALAASEWWIHPFRESERPKVVGEYKSPYLEPLDALSPGEINDLLVRICQTLKVDDKIVQTIASASTIERESWFISSNGSEVYQKTLSIGTHYGATAQDGAVVQQRSNNGSHANCYQGGLELLEQKNLWHRVRQIGEQAVELLTAQECPTTRTNLVLAPDQMMLQIHESVGHPLEIDRILGDERNYAGGSFVNKSDFGNLVYGSPLMNITFDPTVPGEFASYGFDDTGAVATKEYLVKEGVLQRGLGSLESQARAGVLGVACARASSWNRPAIDRMANLNLEPLNASFEDIIGRIEHGVYMESNRSWSIDDRRYKFQFGCEYAKLIENGKLTKTLRNPNYRATTPEFWHSLIQVGDATNWQMYGTPYCGKGEPNQAIWVGHGSPVCVFANVEVFGGGT, encoded by the coding sequence ATGTGGATTACTCTAAAAAAAGCGATCGCTAGTTTCAACATTCCTGCTGATTGGATTGGTATTAGAGCCGTAAAGGAAATTTCTACAACCCGTTCAGTCCGTGACGCCTTACCCCAACTAAACGGCAAATCCTTCACTGTCGGAGCCATGCTAGAGGTTTTGGTAAATGGCTGTCTGGGTTATGCAGCAACTAACTCTCTGGAACTGTCTTCTCTACAAGCTGCTGCCGAAACAGCCTATAAACAGGCACTAGCAGCTAGTGAATGGTGGATACATCCCTTCCGTGAAAGTGAGCGCCCTAAAGTCGTTGGTGAATATAAATCTCCATACCTTGAGCCATTGGATGCTCTGAGTCCGGGAGAAATCAACGATTTACTGGTTCGGATTTGCCAAACACTGAAAGTTGACGACAAGATTGTGCAAACCATAGCCAGTGCTAGCACCATTGAGAGAGAGTCTTGGTTTATTAGCAGCAACGGCTCAGAAGTCTATCAAAAAACTCTATCTATAGGCACTCATTATGGAGCTACCGCCCAAGATGGTGCGGTTGTACAGCAGCGTAGTAACAATGGTTCTCACGCAAACTGTTATCAAGGTGGATTAGAACTTTTAGAGCAAAAAAACTTATGGCATCGGGTGCGGCAAATTGGCGAACAAGCAGTAGAACTGTTGACAGCACAAGAATGCCCTACCACTCGTACCAATTTAGTTTTAGCCCCAGACCAAATGATGCTGCAAATCCACGAAAGTGTAGGGCATCCCCTAGAAATTGACCGAATTTTGGGAGATGAGCGTAACTATGCTGGGGGCAGCTTCGTTAATAAAAGTGATTTTGGCAACCTAGTATATGGTTCGCCACTGATGAACATTACCTTTGATCCTACCGTGCCTGGTGAATTTGCCAGCTATGGCTTTGATGATACGGGTGCTGTAGCAACAAAGGAATATTTAGTTAAAGAAGGAGTACTGCAACGGGGTTTAGGCAGTTTAGAGAGTCAAGCCAGGGCTGGTGTACTAGGAGTTGCTTGTGCGCGTGCTTCTTCATGGAATCGACCTGCGATCGATCGCATGGCAAACTTAAATTTAGAACCTCTAAACGCTAGCTTTGAAGACATTATTGGCAGAATAGAACACGGCGTTTACATGGAATCTAACCGTTCTTGGTCAATTGACGATCGCCGCTACAAATTCCAATTTGGTTGTGAGTACGCTAAATTAATTGAAAACGGGAAACTCACCAAAACCCTCCGCAATCCCAACTATCGCGCCACAACACCAGAGTTTTGGCATAGCCTAATCCAAGTAGGAGATGCCACAAACTGGCAAATGTATGGTACTCCTTATTGTGGTAAAGGAGAACCAAATCAGGCTATTTGGGTAGGACATGGTTCACCTGTTTGTGTATTTGCTAATGTCGAAGTTTTTGGTGGAGGAACTTGA
- the rlmN gene encoding 23S rRNA (adenine(2503)-C(2))-methyltransferase RlmN: protein MSATPLVSQVELHNQVKSELIPPLLGASLAELTTWVQQQGQPAYRGKQLHEWIYNKGVRSLADISVFSKQWRKELAEIPIGRSTLHYRSEAPDGTVKFLLRLADDQIIETVGIPTFAEAGDGPKSRLTVCVSTQVGCPMACDFCATGKGGYKRNLARHEIVDQVLTVQEDFQQRVSNVVFMGLGEPLLNTENVLAALKSLNQDVGIGQRSLTVSTVGIRDRIRQFAQNNLQITLAVSLHAPNQALREKLIPSARAYPLEDLLAECREYVEITGRRVTFEYVLLAGVNDLPEHALELSKRLRGFQSHVNLIPYNPIQEVDYKRPNRDRIQAFVNVLKQQNTAVSVRYSRGLEADAACGQLRASKN from the coding sequence ATGTCTGCTACGCCTCTTGTATCTCAAGTTGAGTTACACAACCAAGTAAAATCAGAATTAATTCCCCCCCTTCTCGGCGCTTCTCTTGCGGAGTTAACCACTTGGGTACAGCAGCAGGGACAACCTGCTTATAGAGGAAAGCAGCTGCATGAATGGATCTATAACAAGGGAGTGCGATCGCTAGCTGATATTTCTGTTTTCTCCAAGCAATGGCGGAAGGAATTAGCAGAAATCCCCATTGGACGCTCAACTTTACATTACCGTTCTGAGGCTCCCGATGGCACAGTCAAATTTCTTTTACGATTAGCAGACGATCAAATTATCGAAACTGTTGGCATCCCAACCTTTGCAGAAGCGGGAGATGGGCCAAAATCTCGTTTGACAGTTTGCGTTTCTACTCAGGTGGGTTGCCCAATGGCGTGTGATTTCTGCGCTACTGGTAAGGGAGGCTACAAGCGTAACCTAGCACGGCATGAAATTGTCGATCAGGTGTTAACTGTGCAAGAAGATTTTCAGCAACGGGTTAGCAATGTAGTGTTTATGGGACTAGGCGAACCTTTGTTGAATACTGAGAATGTCCTAGCGGCGTTGAAATCTCTGAATCAAGATGTCGGTATTGGACAGCGATCGCTTACAGTTTCTACAGTTGGGATTCGCGATCGCATCCGTCAGTTCGCGCAAAACAATTTGCAAATCACCCTCGCTGTAAGTCTCCACGCCCCGAATCAAGCACTGCGGGAAAAACTCATCCCCAGCGCCCGCGCCTATCCTCTCGAAGATTTGCTGGCTGAATGTCGAGAATATGTGGAAATCACTGGACGCCGCGTTACCTTTGAATATGTTCTCCTCGCTGGTGTCAACGATTTACCAGAACATGCATTGGAACTGTCAAAGCGTCTGCGAGGATTTCAAAGTCATGTGAATTTGATTCCTTATAATCCTATCCAAGAAGTGGATTACAAACGCCCTAACCGCGATCGCATTCAAGCATTTGTCAACGTCCTTAAGCAACAAAATACTGCCGTTAGTGTGCGTTATTCCCGTGGTTTAGAAGCTGATGCTGCTTGTGGACAACTTAGAGCAAGTAAGAATTAA
- a CDS encoding CobW family GTP-binding protein, which produces MHSAVTPESSAMDTPKQGMPVTIITGFLGSGKTTLLNHILNNQQGLKTAVLVNEFGEIGIDNELIVSTGENMVELNNGCICCTINNDLVDAVYKVLERQENLDYLVVETTGLADPLPVALTFLGTELRDLTRLDSIITVVDAANYSLDLFNSQAAYSQIAYGDVIVLNKTDLVDEATLNELETKINEVKEGARILRTTRSQVPLPLILSVGLFESDKYFDTVVDQHDHHDHEHHDHHDDHDHSTCGHDHHDHDHDHHHHSDHLENDGFTSISFQSDKPFSIRKFQYFLDNQLPSNIFRAKGIMWFDESPKRHIFHLCGKRFTLDDDEWQGQLKNQLVLIGQNLDRETLISQLEKCICLPSSSRGKGFGK; this is translated from the coding sequence ATGCACTCAGCAGTTACACCCGAATCTTCGGCAATGGATACGCCCAAACAAGGAATGCCAGTAACAATTATTACGGGTTTCCTCGGCAGTGGCAAGACGACTTTACTTAATCATATCCTCAACAACCAACAGGGTTTGAAAACCGCCGTTCTCGTAAATGAATTTGGCGAAATTGGCATCGATAACGAGCTAATTGTTTCCACTGGTGAGAACATGGTGGAGCTAAATAATGGTTGTATTTGCTGCACTATTAATAATGATTTAGTAGATGCAGTTTACAAAGTTTTAGAACGGCAAGAAAATCTAGATTATTTAGTAGTGGAAACAACTGGATTGGCAGATCCGCTACCAGTAGCTCTAACATTTCTGGGCACAGAATTGCGAGATTTAACTCGTTTAGATTCGATTATTACCGTAGTAGACGCGGCAAATTACAGCCTAGATTTGTTTAACTCTCAGGCAGCATACAGCCAGATTGCTTATGGTGATGTAATTGTACTGAACAAAACTGATTTGGTTGATGAAGCCACCTTAAATGAGTTAGAAACAAAAATTAACGAAGTTAAGGAAGGAGCGAGAATTCTCCGTACCACGCGATCGCAAGTACCACTTCCGTTAATTCTCAGTGTTGGTCTGTTTGAGTCTGATAAATATTTTGACACAGTGGTGGATCAACACGACCATCACGATCATGAACATCACGATCATCATGATGATCACGATCACTCAACATGCGGTCACGATCATCATGACCATGACCACGACCATCACCATCATTCTGACCATTTAGAAAATGATGGTTTTACTTCCATCTCTTTCCAAAGTGATAAGCCTTTTTCTATTAGGAAGTTTCAGTATTTCTTAGATAACCAGCTACCCTCAAATATTTTCCGAGCAAAGGGGATTATGTGGTTTGATGAAAGTCCGAAGCGTCATATTTTCCACCTTTGCGGTAAACGCTTTACCTTGGATGATGATGAATGGCAAGGTCAACTGAAAAACCAGTTAGTGCTGATTGGTCAAAATTTAGATCGTGAGACTTTAATTAGTCAACTGGAAAAGTGCATTTGTCTTCCTTCAAGTTCTCGCGGTAAAGGGTTTGGCAAATAA
- the cysS gene encoding cysteine--tRNA ligase has translation MTLTLYNTLTRRQEPFETVEAGKVKMYYCGVTVYDYCHLGHARACIVWDVIRRYLQFIGYEVRYVQNFTDIDDKILNRACVEHSSMEAVADRFIKAYFEDMARLGIKEADEYPRATHTMNGIQRLIHELENKGFAYPADGDVYYAVRQFAEYGKLSGRKLEDMQAGKSERVNVEDPEYQKKKDPFDFALWKAAKPGEPAWESPWGAGRPGWHIECSAMVRDRLGDTIDIHAGGADLIFPHHENEIAQSEAVTGKPLARYWLHNGMVKVDGEKMSKSLGNFITIRELLDRGVEPMAVRLFVLTAQYRTPIDFTDEAIAAATNGWHTIKEGLLFGYQYGKKLGWDLGTKDWGLGTGNIPIPSTQYPVPNPYVERFQEVVNNDFNFPGGLTVLFELAKELRREGNIIVHEGKTETSPDELKRQWQTLVTLAGVLGLEAEIETEADKSNGLSDAEIEAKIQQRQEARKAKNFAESDRIRDELQAEGITLIDSRDGTRWHRN, from the coding sequence ATGACCCTAACCCTTTACAATACCCTCACCCGTCGTCAAGAACCGTTTGAAACAGTCGAAGCAGGCAAAGTTAAGATGTATTACTGCGGCGTGACGGTGTACGACTACTGCCATTTGGGTCATGCGAGAGCTTGCATCGTTTGGGATGTAATCCGCCGATACCTCCAGTTTATCGGCTATGAAGTACGATATGTCCAAAATTTTACTGATATTGACGATAAAATTCTCAATCGAGCCTGTGTTGAACATTCCTCAATGGAAGCTGTAGCCGATCGCTTTATCAAAGCATATTTTGAGGATATGGCGCGATTGGGAATCAAAGAAGCTGATGAATATCCCCGTGCTACCCATACGATGAATGGCATTCAACGGTTAATTCATGAGTTGGAAAATAAAGGGTTTGCTTACCCTGCTGACGGCGATGTGTATTATGCAGTGCGGCAATTTGCTGAGTATGGCAAGCTTTCTGGACGCAAGTTAGAGGATATGCAAGCCGGGAAAAGCGAGCGCGTCAATGTAGAAGATCCAGAATATCAGAAAAAGAAAGACCCCTTTGATTTTGCTTTATGGAAGGCAGCAAAACCAGGAGAACCAGCTTGGGAGTCACCGTGGGGTGCAGGCCGTCCGGGGTGGCACATTGAATGCTCGGCAATGGTACGCGATCGCCTGGGTGATACCATAGATATTCATGCTGGTGGTGCTGACTTAATTTTTCCTCATCACGAAAACGAAATTGCCCAATCTGAGGCTGTAACAGGAAAACCCTTAGCGCGTTATTGGTTACATAACGGCATGGTAAAAGTAGATGGTGAAAAAATGTCCAAATCTTTGGGCAACTTTATCACTATTCGAGAATTACTAGATCGAGGAGTTGAGCCGATGGCAGTGCGGTTGTTCGTCCTGACAGCTCAATATCGCACACCCATAGATTTTACCGACGAAGCGATCGCCGCAGCAACCAACGGTTGGCACACCATTAAGGAAGGTTTACTCTTCGGCTACCAATACGGCAAAAAACTAGGTTGGGATTTAGGGACTAAGGACTGGGGACTAGGAACTGGGAATATCCCAATACCTAGTACCCAATACCCAGTACCCAATCCCTATGTTGAACGCTTTCAAGAAGTTGTAAATAATGACTTTAATTTTCCTGGTGGGTTAACAGTGCTGTTTGAATTAGCCAAAGAACTACGCCGTGAAGGAAATATTATTGTGCATGAAGGGAAAACCGAAACTTCCCCTGATGAGTTAAAGCGTCAATGGCAAACTCTTGTCACATTGGCTGGAGTTTTAGGTTTAGAAGCCGAGATAGAAACGGAAGCTGACAAGAGTAATGGTTTAAGCGATGCGGAAATTGAGGCGAAAATTCAGCAAAGGCAAGAAGCACGTAAAGCCAAGAATTTTGCCGAAAGCGATCGCATTCGTGACGAACTCCAAGCAGAAGGTATTACGCTAATTGATAGCCGTGATGGTACACGCTGGCACCGGAATTAA
- the coaD gene encoding pantetheine-phosphate adenylyltransferase, producing the protein MIAIYPGSFDPITLGHLDLIGRGSRLFERVIVAVLRNPNKMPLFSVQQRLDQISLSTQHLPNVDVDSFDGLTVNYAQMRQAQVLLRGLRAVSDFEVELQMAHTNKTLSTQIETVFLATSNEYSFLSSSVVKEIARFGGSIDHLVPPHIALDIYQCYNQNSPMSNPISTEAIPPLKSISVEREA; encoded by the coding sequence GTGATTGCTATTTATCCTGGTAGCTTCGACCCCATCACCTTGGGACACCTTGACCTCATCGGGCGCGGTAGTCGGCTGTTTGAGCGGGTAATTGTCGCTGTACTGCGGAACCCTAACAAAATGCCACTTTTTAGTGTGCAGCAACGGCTAGATCAGATCAGTCTTTCTACACAACATCTACCTAATGTAGATGTAGACAGCTTTGATGGTCTTACCGTCAATTATGCCCAAATGCGACAAGCACAAGTTTTGCTGCGGGGTTTACGGGCTGTGTCAGATTTTGAAGTGGAACTGCAAATGGCTCACACCAATAAAACTCTTTCTACCCAAATAGAAACAGTTTTTCTTGCAACCTCGAATGAATATAGTTTTTTAAGTAGTAGTGTGGTAAAAGAGATTGCAAGGTTTGGTGGCTCTATCGATCATCTCGTTCCCCCACACATTGCCCTAGATATATACCAATGCTACAATCAGAACTCTCCAATGTCGAACCCAATCTCAACGGAAGCAATCCCCCCCCTCAAGAGCATCTCGGTGGAGAGGGAAGCATAG